TGGCGGCTTCGCTGGATTCCATCATCGGTTCTCCGGGGCACCGGCCCAGAGGCCGGGGCCCGGGGAGTCCCCCTTCGCTCAGATTCCGATAGCCTCGGCCAGTAGCCGGCGCTGGTGGTGGACGCCACCAAACATCAACGACGTGCTCTTGGCGCGCTTGAAGTACATGTGCGTGTCGTGTTCCCATGTGAACCCGGTTCCTCCGAGAACCTGGATCGTGTCCGACGCAGCCGTCAGATATGCCTCGGAAGCCACGGACTTCGCCAGCGGTGCAGCAATCAGCATCTCGCCGGGATCATCGACCACACGGGCCGCGTGGTATGCGGCCGATCTGGCGTGCTCGACCGAGACCAGCATGTCGGCGAGACGGTGTTTGATCGCCTGGAACGAGCCGATCGCCCGGCCGAACTGGAAGCGGGTCTGCGCATGCTCGACTGAGGTCTGAAGGCACCACTGGGCACCGCCGACCTGCTCCAGGGCCAGTGCCACCGAAGTGAGACGGAGAACGCGGTCGAGGACCGGTCCGGCCGAGCCTTCTTCGCCGAGCAACGCCTCATCGCCCAGACGAACACCGGAGAAAGTGACGGTTGCCTGCTTTCGCGTCGCATCGAGCGTGTGGACGGGCTCCACCGACACGCCCTCCGCGTCGGCCGGAACCAGGAAGAAGCTCAAGCCGCCCGGAGTGTTCGCCGCGGTGATGATCGTTCCGGCAACTCCGCCGAAGAGGACGTGTTGCTTGACTCCGTCGAGGACCCAGGCGTCGCCGTGGCGACCGGCGACCATGGAGATGTCGCCGGGACCTGCACCCCGCGGCCCCTCAAACAGGGCCATTGTCATGACCGACTCGCCCATCGCAATGCCGGGGAGTAACTCTTTCTTCTGCGCATCGTTCCCACCGAGGAGAATGGCGTTGGCAGCCATGACCACCGTCGAAACGAACGGCCCCGGGAAGAGACTGCGTCCCATCTCCTCGAGTACCACGCTCAACTCGGCGAAGGTGTATCCGGCACCGCCGTACTCCTCCGGAATCGCCAGCGAATGCCAGCCGAGTTCGGCACCGGATTGCCACAGCGCGGCGTCGAACCCCGTTGTCGAGTCGGCCATCTCCCGGACTTTCGCGGCAGGTACCCGATCCTCGAGGAACTGACGGGTGGTCCGGCGAAGCATCTCCTGTTCCTCCGTGAGTGCGAAGGTCACGCGGGGTGTTTCAGCCACGGGGCACCTCCTTCCACGGTAGGTCTTTGTCGACGCGCGGCTCTCCGGGGAGACCCAGGACCCGCTCGCCGAGGATGTTGCGCATGATCTCCGAGGTCCCGCCTTCGATCGAGTTGGCACGGGCCCGCAGGAAATTGCGCTGCGGGGTTCCTTCGGCTTCGAACTCGGTCGGACGGTGGAGTACGTACCCGCCCGGATACAGAGTGCCGTCCCATCCCATGAGCTCGACGGTGAAAGCGGTGATCGCCTTGTTCAGGTCGGCCCACGCCAGCTTGCCGGTGGAGCCCTCAGGACCGGGGACGCCCGCCTTGCGCATCTGGTTGGCCCGCTCGACGGTCAGCCGGAGCGCTTCCCACTCCGCCCAGTAGCGGGTGAGCTGATCGCGTAGCGCCGGATCGTCGTGGCCGTATTCCTTCCAGGCCTTCAGAGCGTCTTTGATCGATCCGCTTCCCCGCGGCAGCGAGCGGCTGCCTATGGCCACCCGCTCGTTCATGAGCGTCGTCATCGACACCCGCCACCCGGCACCCACCTCATCGAGACGATAAGCATCCGGGATACGCACATCGTCGAAGAAGACCTCGTTGAACTCGGCCTCACCGGTGATCTGATAGAAGGGACGAACGTCGACGCCTTCGGCTTCCATATCGACGATGAAGTAGGTGATGCCTTTGTGCTTGGGGACATCCGGGTCGGTCCGGACGGGCAACATCCCCCACTTGGCGATGTGGGCAAGGGTGGTCCACACCTTCTGTCCGTTGACGATCCATTCGTCTCCGTCGCGCACCGCTTTGGCAGAGAGGTTGGCGAGGTCGGATCCGGCACCGGGTTCACTGAACAGCTGACACCACATGTCCTCCGTTGTGAACATGGGCCTCAACCACATGCGCTTCTGTTCGTCTGTGCCGTGGGCGGAGATCACTCCGGCGCCCATGCCGATTCCGAGCAGATTGACTTCTCTGTTCCAGGTCGGCGCCCCGGCTGCGGCGATGCTGCGCTGCACGAGACCCTGGTACTTGGGGCTGACCCCGAGACCACCGAAACCCTCCGGATATTGCACCCATGCCAGGCCCAGGTCGTATTGCCTGCCCCAGAACTCCTGGGGTTCCACGGACGGGTCGTATCCGCTGAGAAGCTCTTCGATCCTCTCGGTGACCAGCGCCTCCGCCTTGTCGACGGCGATCGTATCGCTCATTTGGCGCTCCTCCATCGTGACGGCTATTCGTCCACCAGTTAGTGTACGTTAACAATAACAGCGCGAAGCATACTGGAGGAAGGGTGAGGGTCGCGGGCAAGACGATCGTGGTTACCGGAGGAGGAAACGGGATCGGCGCGGCACTCGCGGCGAAGTTCGCGGACGAGGGCGCCGGTGGTGTTCTGGTGGCCGACATCGACGGAGCGGCAGCCCGGGAAGTTGCAGGCCGCATCGGCGGACTTGCCGTCGAAGCCGACGTCGGCGATGAGGCAGCCGTGCGGCACATCGTTTCGTCGGCCGAGGACGCGTTCGGCCCCATAGATCTGTTCTGTTCGAATGCCGGAATCGGACCTATCGGAGGTCTCGAGATGCCCAATGAGGCATGGCAGGAGATCTGGAACGTGAATCTCATGGCCCATGTTTTCGCGGCACGAGCCGTCCTGCCGTCGATGCTGGCACGCGGCGACGGCTACCTCCTCCAGACTTCGTCGGCAGCCGGACTGCTGACGAACATCGGAGCAGCCGCCTACTCGGTCACCAAACACGCCGCGGTGGCCCTGGCGGAGTGGATGTCGGTCACCTACGGCGACGGCGGCATCAAGGTTTCGGCGCTGTGCCCGCAGTTCGTGAATACTGCGATGTTGGACGCTCCCGATGCCGATCCGGCCATCTCGGCGTGGGTGCGCCAGAACACCATCGAGCCCGAGGAAGTAGCCGAGATCGTCGTACAGGGCCTGCAGGAGGAACGCTTCCTGATACTGCCCCACCCCGAGGTCGGAGAGTTCTTCCTCCGCAAGGCAACCGACTACGACCGCTGGCTGCACGGCATGCGACGCCTGCAGAGACAGATCACGCTCCCGGCGCAGTGACGTTGGCCCCTAGCCGGACCGCCGCAGAGCAGGCATCGTAGAACCCGCACAACAGAAGGAAGGTTCATGAAGACCAGAATCACGGAAATGTTCGGGGTGGAGCATCCGATCGTCCAGGGTGGACTGATGTGGATTGCCAACGCCGATCTCACCTCGGCGGTCGCCAACGCCGGGGCGATGGGATTCATGACGGCCCTGAGTTTCGAAACGCCGGACAAGCTGCGCGAGGAAATCCGTCGCTGCCGCGACCTCACCGACAAACCCTTCGGCATCAACCTCACCTTTCTCCCGACGCTCCGGCAGCCGGACTATCCGGCGTACCTCATGGCATGCGCGGAAGAAGGCATCGAGTTCATCGAGACGGCCGGACGAAATCCGGAGCCGTACATGGAGCACCTCAAAGCGGCCGGGATGAAAGTGATCCACAAGTGCACGTCCGTCCGTCATGCGCTGAAGGCGCAGGCGATCGGATGCGACGCGGTTTCGATCGATGGGTTCGAGTGCGCAGGCCACCCCGGCGAGGACGACGTCACGTCGCTGATCCTCATCCCCATCACGGCCGACGCCTTGGATATCCCGATCGTGGCTTCCGGAGGTTTCGGAGACGGCCGCGGCCTGGCCGCCGCGCTGGCGCTCGGCGCCGACGGCATGAACATGGGGACGCGGTTCGTCGCCACCCGGGAGGCCCCCCTGCACCAGAACTTGAAGCAGGCGATGGTCGATTACGGCGAAACAGACACCTCCCTCGTAATGCGCTCCCTGCGCAACACGGAACGCGTCCTCACGACCGAGACGGCCAGGAAGGTCATCGAGATCGAGTCGACCGGAACGGCGACAATCGCCGACATCGCCCAGTATGTCTCCGGCAAACGCGGCTACGAACAGGTTCTGAAACAGGGCAATGTGCAAGAGGGCGTGATGGCAGCCGGCCAGGTGATGGGCCTGATCCACGACATCCCCACGGTGAAGGAACTGATCGACAGGATCATGGCCGAAGCCGAAGAGGTCATCGCCGGCCGTCTGGCATCCATCAACGCCTGATAGCTACCCGTTCTCGGGTGAGCTGGCACCGGAGGCCGCACTTCGAGCGGGCCGGCCGGAGGAGCCAGAACGGCGCCCGCCGCGCTCACGAACTACGGTGCAGTCGCCCGACTAGAAGGAGCAAGGGATGTTCGACCTCACCGGCAAAACGGCAATCGTCACCGGCGGCAATGGTGGTATCGGGCTGGGCTTCGCCCGCGGCCTCGCCAAGGCCGGCGCCAATTTGGCGATCTGGGGACGGAACGCCCAGAAGAACGAGAGCGCAAGAGCCGAACTGGGAGCACTGACCGACGTACTGGCGCTGCAATGCGATGTCGGTGACGAGGCTGAGATCGAACACGCCTTCGCCGAGACCGTTGACAGGTTCGGCCGGGTGGACTCGGTGTTCGCCAACGCCGGGATCGGTGCACCTGCCAACCGGTTCACGGAAATGACCCTCGACGAATGGCGAAGCATTTTCCGTGTGAACATGGAGGGCGTTTTCATCACGTTCCGGACGGCCGTTCGCCACATGATGGAGCACGGGCAGGGCGGTTCGCTGGTCGTGACCAGCAGCGGATCTGCGGTCTTCGGCATGCCGCGCGGACAGCACTACGCGGCGACGAAAGCAGGAGTCAACGCTCTGATCCGCGGGCTGGCGGTGGAGTACGGCAAGCACGGGATACGGGCCAACGCGGTTATGCCCGGTTGGATCGATACCGACATGACCGCTGAACTGCTGGCCAGCGAGCGCTTCGAGCGCGGCGTCCTGCCGCGCATTCCCAGGAAGCGCTGGGGCCTTCCCGAGGATTTCGAGGCGATCGCCGTCTATCTGGCCGCCGACGAGAGCGCCTGGCACACCGGCGACGTGATCAACATCGACGGCGGCTACGCCGTCGCCTGACCCCCATACAACCTTTTCGCGCGACATTCGGCAGCCATAGGCTCGGAATGTCGCGCGAAAACGGGGAACAACTACCAGCGGTGGTAAGCCGGGTGGCCCTCTTCGACGGCCACGAAGGTGGCCCGGGATGTGGCACAGACCCGTCCGCCGGAGAGCAGTTCGGTCTCGATTACGGCCTTAGGGTCCTTCGATTCGACGACTCTTGCTATCAGACGCACGGGCTGATCCGACGGCGTCGGGCGGATGAACCCGACCTGGAGATCGGCCGTAACGGTGACCGGGGGACGATCGGCTCCGCGCTCGTTCATCAGGTGGATCGCGGCGGTCCAGTTCGAATGGCAGTCGAGCAGCGCCCCGATGATCCCGCCGTTGAGAGCACCTTCGAAAGCCTGGTGGTGCGGCTGCGGTGTCCAGTCGGCCACCACGGTGTCGCCGTCGACGAAGCTCTTTATCCGGAGGCCGAGCCCGTTGGCGGGTCCGCAGCCGAAACAGATGGTGGCCGGACCGAACGTATCCTGGAGGCTCTTCATCAGAGCGAGAGTAACTGATTACTCACCGCGACCGGCAGGTGGGTCGCTTCTGCCTCACTCCCCCGGCCGGTACTCCGATTCGAGGTTGGCGAGAATGTCGGCCTCGTTGAACCAGACCGGCCGGAGCCGGCGCTCTGCGAACAGCGCCGCCTGGTCTGCGAAGTGGGGGGAAGCGCCGTCGTGTACGGCGGACCCGAACTGATGCACTGCCTCGGAGGTCACAGAGCCGTCCGAGTGGAACGTGACGATCAATACGTAGGCGTCGCCGGCGATTCCCTCGAATCGACCGTCTTCCAGGTCACCGTAGACGGCGTGGAGCAGGTCTGGACCTCCGCCGATTCCGATGTCGAGGTCACCGCGTACGAGGCGGTTCACTTCCGACCACTTCGGAGCTATCGACCCCCGGCTCTCCTCGAGCCTTGCCACGACAGCCCGCATGGCCGCCTCGAGTTCGGTATCGCCCACCTCGAGCGCCGACCCCATCTGCGACGGATCGAAGTCGACATCGGCCTCCAGAAGCTGCGCCAGGAGCATGATGACGAGGCCCGTGGCCGGATCGTCGGGATCAGCCTCCCGATCCCACGAGGCGAGAAGATCCAGTGCCCCGTCCAGGTCCGCGGCCCACTCACTTCCCAGGATCCGGTCGACGAGGAGGGCCGGAAGTGAATCCTCGTCGTATGTCATGTCCCATTTGATGGCCTTCAACTCCTCCGGCGTGATCGATTCATCGGCCGCGAACAACTCGAGGGATCGAAGCGACCTGTTGGTCTCCTGATCCTCAACTCCCATGAAGGCCGGGAAGTCCAACGGATCGAGCCCTTCGGGTCCGGCGGTGAAGGGCGTCGAGTTGGAGTTCTGGATGAAGCCGCCGGCCGGGTCCACGACCCACGGCAACCGGTCGAGCGGGACGTAGCCGTCCCACAGGGTCGCCCGCGTGTTGCCCGGCACGTATCCGGACCAGTCGAAGGCCGGGTCGCGGTCGGGAATCAAACCGTGATAGAGATAGG
The sequence above is a segment of the Acidimicrobiia bacterium genome. Coding sequences within it:
- a CDS encoding SDR family oxidoreductase, giving the protein MFDLTGKTAIVTGGNGGIGLGFARGLAKAGANLAIWGRNAQKNESARAELGALTDVLALQCDVGDEAEIEHAFAETVDRFGRVDSVFANAGIGAPANRFTEMTLDEWRSIFRVNMEGVFITFRTAVRHMMEHGQGGSLVVTSSGSAVFGMPRGQHYAATKAGVNALIRGLAVEYGKHGIRANAVMPGWIDTDMTAELLASERFERGVLPRIPRKRWGLPEDFEAIAVYLAADESAWHTGDVINIDGGYAVA
- a CDS encoding nitronate monooxygenase translates to MKTRITEMFGVEHPIVQGGLMWIANADLTSAVANAGAMGFMTALSFETPDKLREEIRRCRDLTDKPFGINLTFLPTLRQPDYPAYLMACAEEGIEFIETAGRNPEPYMEHLKAAGMKVIHKCTSVRHALKAQAIGCDAVSIDGFECAGHPGEDDVTSLILIPITADALDIPIVASGGFGDGRGLAAALALGADGMNMGTRFVATREAPLHQNLKQAMVDYGETDTSLVMRSLRNTERVLTTETARKVIEIESTGTATIADIAQYVSGKRGYEQVLKQGNVQEGVMAAGQVMGLIHDIPTVKELIDRIMAEAEEVIAGRLASINA
- a CDS encoding acyl-CoA dehydrogenase family protein — translated: MAETPRVTFALTEEQEMLRRTTRQFLEDRVPAAKVREMADSTTGFDAALWQSGAELGWHSLAIPEEYGGAGYTFAELSVVLEEMGRSLFPGPFVSTVVMAANAILLGGNDAQKKELLPGIAMGESVMTMALFEGPRGAGPGDISMVAGRHGDAWVLDGVKQHVLFGGVAGTIITAANTPGGLSFFLVPADAEGVSVEPVHTLDATRKQATVTFSGVRLGDEALLGEEGSAGPVLDRVLRLTSVALALEQVGGAQWCLQTSVEHAQTRFQFGRAIGSFQAIKHRLADMLVSVEHARSAAYHAARVVDDPGEMLIAAPLAKSVASEAYLTAASDTIQVLGGTGFTWEHDTHMYFKRAKSTSLMFGGVHHQRRLLAEAIGI
- a CDS encoding acyl-CoA dehydrogenase family protein, whose product is MSDTIAVDKAEALVTERIEELLSGYDPSVEPQEFWGRQYDLGLAWVQYPEGFGGLGVSPKYQGLVQRSIAAAGAPTWNREVNLLGIGMGAGVISAHGTDEQKRMWLRPMFTTEDMWCQLFSEPGAGSDLANLSAKAVRDGDEWIVNGQKVWTTLAHIAKWGMLPVRTDPDVPKHKGITYFIVDMEAEGVDVRPFYQITGEAEFNEVFFDDVRIPDAYRLDEVGAGWRVSMTTLMNERVAIGSRSLPRGSGSIKDALKAWKEYGHDDPALRDQLTRYWAEWEALRLTVERANQMRKAGVPGPEGSTGKLAWADLNKAITAFTVELMGWDGTLYPGGYVLHRPTEFEAEGTPQRNFLRARANSIEGGTSEIMRNILGERVLGLPGEPRVDKDLPWKEVPRG
- a CDS encoding PaaI family thioesterase, with protein sequence MKSLQDTFGPATICFGCGPANGLGLRIKSFVDGDTVVADWTPQPHHQAFEGALNGGIIGALLDCHSNWTAAIHLMNERGADRPPVTVTADLQVGFIRPTPSDQPVRLIARVVESKDPKAVIETELLSGGRVCATSRATFVAVEEGHPAYHRW
- a CDS encoding SDR family oxidoreductase → MRVAGKTIVVTGGGNGIGAALAAKFADEGAGGVLVADIDGAAAREVAGRIGGLAVEADVGDEAAVRHIVSSAEDAFGPIDLFCSNAGIGPIGGLEMPNEAWQEIWNVNLMAHVFAARAVLPSMLARGDGYLLQTSSAAGLLTNIGAAAYSVTKHAAVALAEWMSVTYGDGGIKVSALCPQFVNTAMLDAPDADPAISAWVRQNTIEPEEVAEIVVQGLQEERFLILPHPEVGEFFLRKATDYDRWLHGMRRLQRQITLPAQ